CTTCATGCTCGAAGACTGCGCTGGCATTCTTCGACTCAATGTAAGGCACCGTATGTGCGCCGCACTGATCGCCGATCAGCAGCGAATCACAGTTCGTGAAGTTCCGAGCCCCCGACGCCCGGCGGTGCGCCGACACGAGGCCGCGATAGGTATTGTCCGACCTTCCCGCTGCGATGCCCTTCGAGATCACCTTGCTGGTCGTGTTGCGGCCGAGATGGATCATCTTGGTACCGGAATCGACCTGCTGATAGCCGTTCGAGATGGCGATCGAATAGAACTCCCCGCGGGAGTTGTCGCCGCGCAGGATGCAGGACGGATACTTCCAGGTAATGGCGGAACCTGTTTCCACCTGCGTCCAGGAAATTTTCGAGTTGGCGCCCCGGCAATCGCCGCGCTTCGTCACGAAATTGTAGACGCCGCCTTGACCCTCTGCGTCACCGGGGAACCAGTTCTGCACCGTTGAGTACTTGATCTCGGCATCGTCGAGGGCAATCAGCTCGACCACGGCCGCATGGAGCTGGTTCTCATCGCGCGCTGGCGCCGTGCAGCCTTCGAGATAGCTCACATAGGAGCCCTTGTCGGCGATAATCAGCGTGCGTTCGAACTGGCCGGTATTGCGCTCGTTGATACGGAAATAGGTCGACAGCTCCATCGGGCAGCGCACACCCTCCGGCACATAGACGAAGGACCCATCCGTGAAGACGGCCGAATTGAGCGTCGCGTAAAAGTTATCCGTCACCGGCACGACCGAGCCGAGATATTTGCGCACCAGCTCGGGATATTCGCGAATGGCCTCTGATATCGAGCAGAAGATGACGCCGGCCTTCTTCAACTCCTCCTTGAAGGTCGTGACGACCGAGACGGAGTCAAAAACGGCATCGACGGCGACGCGGGAGCCTGCACCCTCGACGCCGGCGAGAATCTCCTGTTCCCGCAGCGGGATGCCGAGCTTCTCATAGGTCTTGAGGATCTCGGGATCGACCTCGTCCAAGGACTTCGGAGCGGCGTTCTTCTTCGGCGCAGCGTAGTAGTGGAGTTCCTGGAAGGGGATGGGTGGATATTTTACACGCGACCATGTCGGTTCGCGCATGGTGAGCCAACGCCGATATGCATCGAGCCGCCATTCGGTCATCCATTCCGGATCGCCCTTTTTGGCGGAGATCAGGCGGACGATGTCCTCGGACAGGCCGACGGGGGCCAAGTCCATCTCGACGTCGGTCTCGAACCCATATTTGTACTGATCAACGTCGATCGCCTTAACGCGCTCGACTGTCTCCTGCACTGCAGGCATGGCTCAACTCCTCTCACGGCTTCAAGGGCCGTGGTTAACCGTCATTGTCCCAGAGGTTTTCCCATCCCCTGAGGTATTCCCGCTACGCAGCCCTGTCACCCTGGCGACGTGCCATCACGCTCCGCGTGACCTTGGCGAAAGCCGCCGCAAACCGCTCAACATCTTCCTCACTGGTCGCCCAGCCGAGACTGACGCGCACGGCCCCTTCGGCAACAGCCGGCTCGATGCCCATCGCCGCAAGAACGTGCGAGGGACGCACCTTGCCCGACGAACAGGCCGACCCTGACGACACCGCCACGCCCGCAAGATCAAAGGCCATGACCAAAGTCTCGGCCTTGACGCCCGGAATGGCGAAGGCCGAGGTATTGGCTAGGCGCTCGACACCACCGCCAAACACAACCACGTCCGGAAGGAGGCCCCGGATGTGATGCTCGATGCGGTCCCGCATCTCGGCCATGGCCTTCATATAGTGATCAATTTCACCAAATGCGATCGCCGCGGCGCTGCCGAAGCCAACAATAGCGGCAAGATTCTCTGTTCCAGCCCGATGGCCCTCCTCCTGGCCGCCGCCAGATAGAAGTGCTGGCCCGAGATCGATGCTGGGATCATAGACCAACGCGCCGGCGCCCTGCGGACCGCCGAATTTATGCGCTGAGAAGCTCAGCATGTCGGCGCCGAGGGTCGAGAAATCAATGGGCAGCTTGCCCGCAGCCTGCACTGCATCGACATGCAGGACACCGCCTGCGGCGTGAACGAGCCGCGCCACGTCGGCGATCGGCTGCAGAACGCCCGTTTCGTTATTGGCCATTTGCAGAGACACGAACGGCCAGCCATCGCTGGCGTCGAGATGCTCGGCGAGCCACGCCACATCAACGAGACCGTTCGCGCCGACTGGAATGACAGTTACTGCCTCCGCCGGAAAGCGTCCGCCCGCCAGCACGCTCGGATGCTCCGTCGCACCGATGAAGCAACGGGACGGGGGGAGATCCTTGCTACGTCCCCCGAAACCGCGAATCCGCACATGGGGCGACAGGGCAAGCACGTTCGCCTCGGTGCCGCCGCTCGTAAAAACAAGCTTGGCGGCTCCCCCTCCGACCAGCGCCGCGACCTTGCCACGCGCCTCCTCTATGGCTGCGCGCGCGGCACGGCCTTCGCGATGAACCGAGGAGCCGTTGCCGGATGCCGTCAGGACACGCAGCATCGCCTCCACCACCTCCGGGCGGAGGGGGGCTGATGCATTGTAATCCAAATAAACTCGACCCGCCGTCATGCTTGTTTCCAGGGAAAAAGGCCCCACTTCATGGAAGTCTTGCCTTTAACCCCCCTCGTTGTGCTACATACGCTCGTGAAAGCGTGGGCGGCCTCCTAGACGTTCGGTTGTATCATAACAAGATACACGCGTCGGTAGGCCTTAGAAT
This portion of the Chelatococcus sp. YT9 genome encodes:
- the sufB gene encoding Fe-S cluster assembly protein SufB, whose translation is MPAVQETVERVKAIDVDQYKYGFETDVEMDLAPVGLSEDIVRLISAKKGDPEWMTEWRLDAYRRWLTMREPTWSRVKYPPIPFQELHYYAAPKKNAAPKSLDEVDPEILKTYEKLGIPLREQEILAGVEGAGSRVAVDAVFDSVSVVTTFKEELKKAGVIFCSISEAIREYPELVRKYLGSVVPVTDNFYATLNSAVFTDGSFVYVPEGVRCPMELSTYFRINERNTGQFERTLIIADKGSYVSYLEGCTAPARDENQLHAAVVELIALDDAEIKYSTVQNWFPGDAEGQGGVYNFVTKRGDCRGANSKISWTQVETGSAITWKYPSCILRGDNSRGEFYSIAISNGYQQVDSGTKMIHLGRNTTSKVISKGIAAGRSDNTYRGLVSAHRRASGARNFTNCDSLLIGDQCGAHTVPYIESKNASAVFEHEATTSKISDDQMFYCMQRGLSEEEAIALIVNGFVKDVLQQLPMEFAVEAQKLISISLEGSVG
- a CDS encoding cysteine desulfurase family protein, which produces MTAGRVYLDYNASAPLRPEVVEAMLRVLTASGNGSSVHREGRAARAAIEEARGKVAALVGGGAAKLVFTSGGTEANVLALSPHVRIRGFGGRSKDLPPSRCFIGATEHPSVLAGGRFPAEAVTVIPVGANGLVDVAWLAEHLDASDGWPFVSLQMANNETGVLQPIADVARLVHAAGGVLHVDAVQAAGKLPIDFSTLGADMLSFSAHKFGGPQGAGALVYDPSIDLGPALLSGGGQEEGHRAGTENLAAIVGFGSAAAIAFGEIDHYMKAMAEMRDRIEHHIRGLLPDVVVFGGGVERLANTSAFAIPGVKAETLVMAFDLAGVAVSSGSACSSGKVRPSHVLAAMGIEPAVAEGAVRVSLGWATSEEDVERFAAAFAKVTRSVMARRQGDRAA